The following proteins come from a genomic window of Nitrospinota bacterium:
- a CDS encoding SHOCT domain-containing protein, which translates to MWMHEPWYGFPWMWIFPLLFFIVMLLFLFRGSGWPMCGGHRTHKRENAREILDRRYASGEISREEYQRMKKDIE; encoded by the coding sequence ATGTGGATGCATGAACCGTGGTATGGGTTTCCGTGGATGTGGATATTCCCGCTGCTCTTTTTCATCGTGATGCTGCTCTTCCTCTTCCGTGGAAGCGGCTGGCCTATGTGTGGCGGCCATCGAACGCACAAGAGGGAAAACGCGCGGGAAATTCTCGACCGGCGCTACGCCAGCGGGGAAATCAGCCGCGAGGAATATCAACGGATGAAGAAAGATATCGAATAA
- a CDS encoding site-2 protease family protein — translation MTSFFWFMAVFSAAVIVHELGHFFAARRCGLLVGEFAIGFPFSPRVITLFRHRETEFTIRLLPIGGFVGFSGGDEPGGFGALSSRQKLFVIAAGPAFNIVFAGILFPLYFMFHDGMPLPAAAAKSAALMHTAFVAAGRFLYHLVGTGSLDGLSGPVGIASMAGAAAIAGVWSIIYFVAVLSLSLGIMNLLPLPALDGGQIVMIAAERLKGSPFNERTLALVNNAGMVFLLLLSAMVTVKDVAALLA, via the coding sequence ATGACATCGTTTTTCTGGTTTATGGCCGTGTTCAGCGCGGCGGTTATCGTGCATGAATTGGGGCACTTTTTCGCCGCCCGCCGGTGCGGCCTGCTGGTGGGGGAATTCGCCATCGGCTTTCCGTTCAGCCCGCGCGTCATCACCCTCTTCCGGCACCGCGAAACCGAATTCACCATCCGGCTGCTGCCGATAGGCGGCTTTGTCGGTTTTTCCGGCGGGGACGAGCCGGGCGGATTCGGCGCCCTTTCATCGCGGCAAAAACTTTTCGTGATCGCCGCCGGTCCGGCATTTAATATCGTTTTCGCGGGAATACTGTTTCCCCTCTATTTCATGTTCCATGACGGGATGCCGCTTCCCGCGGCGGCGGCGAAATCGGCCGCCCTCATGCACACCGCATTTGTTGCGGCAGGCCGGTTTCTATACCACCTTGTCGGCACCGGCTCGCTTGACGGGCTTTCCGGTCCGGTCGGCATAGCATCAATGGCCGGTGCCGCGGCTATCGCTGGCGTCTGGAGCATCATTTATTTCGTGGCGGTGCTGAGCCTGAGCCTCGGCATCATGAATCTTCTGCCGCTCCCCGCGCTGGACGGCGGCCAGATCGTCATGATCGCCGCCGAACGTCTCAAAGGCTCGCCGTTCAACGAACGGACGCTTGCGCTGGTCAACAACGCCGGGATGGTCTTTCTGCTCCTTCTTTCAGCAATGGTAACGGTAAAAGACGTGGCCGCCCTGCTGGCCTGA
- a CDS encoding histidinol-phosphate transaminase: MNRFWSEGLRTLKPYVPGEQPKEGSVIKLNTNENPYPPSPRAIAAIKEAADAGLRLYPDPDASAMKAAIARYHGVKAENVFAGNGSDEVLAVAFLAFFRNKLPLVFPDITYSFYPVYCELFGVPFTTFPITDDWQIDPARAPAKNGGVLFANPNAPTGCFTPVAEIDTLLQRNTDTVVLVDEAYVDFGGESAIPLVNKYPNLLVTQTFSKSRSLAGLRAGFAVGHAELITGMEAVKNSFNSYTMDRLAIAGAAAAMDDKDYFEKCRAAIIKTREETVTILKKHGFEVLPSKTNFVFARHPRHGGQELYDALRAKNILVRYWNKPRLSDFLRITIGTNDEMASLASALRDILA, from the coding sequence ATGAACAGATTTTGGAGCGAGGGGCTAAGAACCCTCAAACCCTATGTGCCGGGGGAACAGCCGAAAGAGGGGAGCGTCATCAAGCTCAACACCAACGAAAACCCCTATCCCCCCTCGCCGCGCGCCATCGCCGCCATAAAGGAAGCGGCGGACGCGGGGCTGCGGCTCTATCCCGATCCGGACGCCTCCGCGATGAAAGCGGCCATCGCCCGCTACCACGGCGTGAAGGCCGAAAACGTCTTCGCGGGAAACGGCTCGGACGAGGTGCTGGCGGTCGCGTTCCTCGCGTTCTTCCGCAACAAATTGCCGCTGGTTTTTCCCGACATCACCTACAGCTTTTACCCGGTCTACTGCGAACTGTTCGGCGTGCCGTTCACCACGTTTCCGATTACCGATGATTGGCAGATCGATCCCGCCCGCGCCCCCGCCAAAAACGGCGGCGTGCTTTTCGCCAACCCGAACGCCCCCACCGGCTGCTTCACGCCGGTGGCCGAAATCGACACGCTGCTGCAACGCAACACCGATACGGTGGTGCTGGTGGACGAGGCATACGTCGATTTCGGCGGCGAGAGCGCGATACCGCTGGTGAACAAATACCCGAACCTGCTGGTGACGCAGACGTTTTCCAAATCGCGGTCGCTGGCGGGGTTGCGCGCCGGGTTCGCCGTCGGCCACGCCGAATTGATAACCGGCATGGAGGCGGTGAAAAACTCGTTCAACTCCTACACGATGGACCGGCTTGCCATCGCCGGAGCCGCCGCCGCGATGGACGACAAGGACTATTTTGAAAAGTGCCGCGCGGCCATCATCAAAACACGCGAAGAAACGGTTACCATCCTAAAAAAACATGGATTCGAAGTGCTCCCCTCGAAAACGAACTTTGTCTTCGCCCGCCACCCCCGCCACGGCGGACAGGAATTGTATGACGCGCTACGCGCCAAAAACATTTTGGTGCGCTACTGGAACAAGCCCCGCCTATCGGATTTCCTCCGCATCACCATCGGCACCAACGATGAGATGGCCTCCCTCGCATCCGCCCTGCGCGACATCCTCGCGTAA
- a CDS encoding HAMP domain-containing histidine kinase, whose product MNKETLERQSASLSIVTHDLKSPMVAIIGCSRFLLRDMRNKPHDPNWLLMVERMVRAGEGMLELIETILAMGKMEAGKEHVEPAWTADLAGELRETAKTFEYEAGAKNIRLSVDTRTPLPPVFWDMMRLRHHVFNNIISNALKFTPAGGSVTLSVEQRDNLINIRVADTGPGIAPEEREKIFSRFEQGSMTSKRVFNGAGLGLYNARLFVDRHGGTIAVEDSREKGTVILISLPLVKTDATAPAMA is encoded by the coding sequence ATGAATAAGGAAACGCTCGAACGGCAAAGCGCGAGCCTCTCCATCGTCACCCACGATCTGAAATCGCCGATGGTGGCCATCATCGGCTGTTCCCGTTTCCTCCTGCGCGATATGCGGAACAAGCCGCACGATCCCAATTGGCTGCTTATGGTGGAGCGAATGGTGAGGGCGGGGGAAGGGATGCTGGAACTCATAGAAACCATTCTCGCGATGGGAAAGATGGAAGCGGGAAAAGAGCATGTGGAACCGGCATGGACCGCGGACCTCGCCGGCGAACTGCGGGAGACCGCCAAAACTTTCGAATACGAAGCGGGAGCAAAAAATATCCGGCTCTCGGTTGACACACGGACGCCGTTGCCGCCGGTTTTTTGGGACATGATGCGGCTGCGCCACCATGTTTTCAATAACATCATTTCGAACGCCCTCAAATTCACCCCGGCGGGCGGCAGCGTAACACTTTCAGTGGAGCAGCGGGATAACCTGATAAATATCCGCGTGGCCGATACCGGCCCCGGTATTGCGCCGGAGGAGCGGGAAAAAATATTTTCCCGTTTCGAGCAGGGGAGCATGACCTCAAAGCGGGTATTCAACGGGGCTGGCCTGGGCCTCTACAACGCGCGCCTTTTTGTGGACCGGCACGGCGGAACAATCGCCGTGGAAGACTCCCGCGAAAAGGGGACGGTCATCCTTATCTCGCTGCCGCTGGTGAAGACCGACGCTACCGCGCCCGCGATGGCGTAG
- the clpB gene encoding ATP-dependent chaperone ClpB, with product MTNFNNYTTKAAEAIQGAMQLVGKLSHQAITPLHLLLTLIRQEGGLVPTLLTRLEVSPEKLAEEVKAALESMPRVTGVEGSYLSPEAKKALEGAEAEAAQLHDEYISTEHLLLGMLAQPAVKKLLKITRDEVLKTLASVRGSQRVTDADPEGKYQALEKYTVDLTRQAKQNKIDPVVGREDEIRRVMQILSRRTKNNPCLVGEPGTGKTAIVEGLAKKIVEGDVPATIKNKRLLSLDMGALIAGTKYRGEFEDRLKAVIKEIESAEGEIILFIDELHTIVGAGAAEGSMDAGNLLKPALARGKLHTIGATTLKEYRKYIEKDAALERRFQPVMVEEPSEKDAISILRGIKEKYELHHGVRIRDNAIVAAVTLSARYISDRFLPDKAIDLMDEAASGLKMDLESRPAELDRLDRKIRQMEIERAALKKEADEASKKRLEELEKELAQSAEELKTVELQWRNEKGVIDAIKKAKEEIGRLKDEAEKAERAGELQKVAEIRYAKIPEQEKLMRETQAKLGALQKNRSILKEEVTEEDIAAVVSRWTGIPVTRMLMEESQKLTHLEEELARRVVGQKQAIKAVSNAVRRSRAGIQEEGRPMGSFIFLGPTGVGKTELAKALAEFLFNDERNIIRVDMSEYMEKHAVARLIGSPPGYVGYEEGGQLTEAVRRHPYSVVLFDEIEKAHSDVFNLLLQVLDEGRLTDGKGRTVDFRNTVLIMTSNIAAEQIAEFKDDAKRQREEVFAALRRLFRPEFLNRIDDTIIFQHLGREELAEIVQIQVARVAKRLDQKKIALRLTKRATERLAVAGYDPAFGARPLKRVIQNEILDELALRIVEGKIGEGSNVLIDYKDGWVITA from the coding sequence ATGACGAACTTTAACAACTATACAACCAAAGCGGCCGAGGCGATCCAAGGGGCAATGCAGCTTGTGGGGAAGCTATCCCATCAGGCGATAACCCCCCTGCACCTGCTCCTCACCCTCATACGGCAGGAGGGGGGGCTTGTTCCGACCCTTCTGACCCGGCTGGAGGTCTCGCCCGAAAAGCTCGCGGAAGAGGTTAAAGCCGCACTTGAGTCCATGCCGCGCGTGACCGGTGTCGAGGGCAGCTACCTTTCCCCCGAAGCCAAAAAGGCTCTGGAGGGAGCGGAAGCGGAGGCGGCCCAGCTTCACGACGAGTACATAAGTACCGAACATCTCCTTTTGGGGATGCTGGCTCAGCCAGCGGTGAAAAAACTCCTCAAAATAACCCGCGACGAGGTTTTAAAGACTCTTGCTTCCGTCCGGGGGAGCCAGCGTGTGACCGATGCCGACCCGGAGGGGAAGTATCAGGCGCTTGAAAAATACACCGTCGATCTCACCCGGCAGGCAAAACAGAACAAGATAGACCCGGTGGTGGGGCGGGAGGATGAGATTCGCCGGGTTATGCAGATACTCAGCCGCCGCACCAAGAACAACCCCTGCCTGGTGGGGGAGCCGGGAACCGGCAAGACCGCCATCGTGGAGGGTTTGGCCAAGAAGATCGTGGAAGGGGACGTCCCCGCCACCATTAAAAACAAGCGGTTATTGTCGCTTGATATGGGCGCGCTCATCGCCGGTACCAAATACCGGGGTGAATTTGAAGACCGGCTTAAAGCGGTCATAAAGGAAATTGAATCGGCGGAAGGGGAGATAATCCTCTTCATCGACGAGTTGCACACTATTGTCGGCGCCGGCGCGGCGGAAGGCTCGATGGACGCGGGCAACCTATTGAAACCGGCCCTTGCACGGGGCAAGCTGCACACCATCGGTGCCACCACGCTGAAGGAGTACCGCAAATACATCGAAAAAGACGCCGCCCTAGAGCGCCGGTTCCAGCCGGTGATGGTGGAGGAGCCTTCTGAAAAAGACGCCATCTCCATCCTGCGGGGAATTAAGGAGAAATACGAATTGCACCACGGCGTACGCATCCGTGACAACGCCATTGTGGCTGCGGTTACCCTTTCGGCCCGCTATATTTCCGACCGTTTTTTGCCGGACAAGGCAATCGACCTGATGGATGAGGCGGCCAGCGGCCTCAAGATGGATCTTGAAAGCCGCCCCGCCGAGTTGGATCGGCTCGACCGCAAAATACGGCAGATGGAAATTGAACGCGCCGCCCTTAAAAAAGAGGCCGACGAAGCGAGCAAAAAGCGTCTGGAAGAGCTGGAAAAGGAGTTGGCCCAATCTGCCGAGGAGTTAAAAACCGTTGAACTTCAATGGCGGAACGAAAAGGGGGTTATCGACGCCATCAAGAAGGCGAAGGAGGAGATCGGCCGCCTGAAGGACGAGGCCGAAAAGGCCGAGCGGGCGGGCGAACTTCAAAAAGTTGCCGAGATACGCTACGCCAAAATTCCCGAGCAGGAAAAACTGATGCGCGAGACGCAGGCGAAGCTCGGTGCGCTGCAGAAAAACCGCTCCATTCTCAAGGAAGAGGTGACGGAAGAGGATATCGCCGCCGTGGTTTCCCGTTGGACCGGCATCCCGGTTACCCGGATGTTGATGGAAGAGAGCCAAAAACTCACTCACCTCGAAGAGGAGCTTGCCCGGCGGGTAGTGGGCCAAAAACAGGCAATTAAAGCGGTCAGCAACGCGGTGCGCCGCAGCCGCGCCGGGATACAGGAAGAAGGGCGTCCAATGGGGAGCTTTATTTTCCTCGGGCCGACCGGCGTGGGAAAAACCGAGCTGGCCAAAGCCTTGGCGGAATTTTTGTTCAACGACGAGCGGAACATCATCCGCGTTGATATGAGCGAATACATGGAAAAACATGCCGTTGCGCGGCTTATCGGTTCGCCCCCCGGCTACGTGGGGTACGAAGAGGGGGGACAGCTCACCGAGGCGGTGCGCCGCCATCCCTATAGCGTGGTTCTTTTCGACGAGATCGAAAAAGCGCATTCCGATGTCTTCAATTTGCTGTTGCAGGTGCTGGATGAAGGGCGGCTCACCGATGGCAAGGGGCGGACAGTCGATTTCCGCAACACGGTGTTGATAATGACCTCAAACATCGCGGCGGAGCAGATCGCCGAATTTAAAGACGATGCCAAGCGGCAGCGCGAAGAGGTGTTCGCCGCGTTGCGCCGTCTTTTTCGGCCCGAGTTCCTCAACCGGATAGATGATACCATCATTTTCCAACACCTTGGGCGCGAAGAGTTGGCCGAGATCGTCCAAATACAGGTGGCGCGGGTTGCTAAACGGCTGGATCAAAAGAAGATAGCCCTGCGCCTCACCAAGCGTGCCACCGAGCGCCTAGCCGTGGCGGGCTACGACCCGGCCTTTGGCGCGCGGCCGCTCAAGCGCGTCATTCAGAACGAGATTCTGGATGAGTTGGCCCTGCGCATCGTGGAAGGAAAGATCGGCGAAGGAAGCAACGTGCTCATAGACTACAAAGATGGATGGGTGATAACGGCTTAA
- the trpD gene encoding anthranilate phosphoribosyltransferase: protein MIKEAIAKVIDRLNLSEADMVQVMDEIMTGAATPAQIGAFLVALRLKGETVDEITGAARVMREKAVKIDTPKGQTVVDTCGTGGDSAGTFNISTTAAFITAGTGLIVAKHGNKSVSSKSGSADLLQALGVNIEAEQSRVEECLRQCGIGFLFAPMMHGAMKYAIGPRREIGVRTIFNLLGPLTNPAGAENQVIGVYSDALTEPLANVLKRLGSRHVFVVHGHDGLDELTLTTTSKVSELKDGKVTTYDFDPQKHGFSCCKPEDLKGEDPQANARITLRILKGEEKGPKRDIAIMNAALAIMAGGKAKDFKEAVALADTSITSGVAIKKLDEMKRLTN, encoded by the coding sequence ATGATTAAAGAGGCTATAGCGAAGGTTATTGACCGCCTGAACCTGTCCGAAGCGGATATGGTTCAGGTTATGGATGAGATCATGACAGGGGCCGCCACCCCCGCCCAGATCGGCGCCTTTTTGGTGGCACTCCGGCTGAAGGGGGAGACGGTGGACGAGATCACCGGGGCGGCGCGGGTGATGCGGGAAAAGGCGGTGAAGATCGATACCCCCAAAGGCCAGACGGTGGTAGATACCTGCGGCACCGGCGGTGACTCGGCCGGGACTTTCAATATTTCCACCACCGCCGCGTTCATCACCGCCGGCACAGGGCTGATTGTGGCAAAGCATGGGAACAAGTCGGTCTCCAGCAAATCAGGAAGCGCCGACCTCTTGCAGGCGCTTGGGGTGAATATCGAGGCGGAGCAGAGCCGGGTGGAGGAGTGCCTCCGGCAGTGCGGCATAGGCTTCCTTTTTGCCCCGATGATGCACGGCGCGATGAAATATGCCATCGGCCCCCGCAGGGAGATAGGCGTAAGGACGATATTTAATCTTTTAGGCCCCCTCACCAACCCGGCCGGAGCCGAAAACCAGGTGATTGGGGTCTATTCCGACGCCCTCACCGAGCCGCTGGCCAACGTATTGAAAAGACTTGGCTCAAGGCATGTTTTTGTGGTGCATGGACACGATGGGCTGGATGAGCTAACGCTCACGACTACAAGCAAGGTGAGCGAATTGAAAGATGGAAAAGTAACGACTTACGATTTCGATCCCCAAAAGCACGGTTTTTCCTGTTGCAAGCCGGAAGATTTAAAAGGGGAAGACCCCCAAGCTAATGCCCGGATAACCCTTAGAATTTTAAAAGGGGAGGAAAAGGGGCCAAAAAGGGATATCGCCATCATGAATGCAGCCCTTGCCATTATGGCTGGCGGCAAGGCAAAGGATTTTAAAGAGGCTGTTGCATTGGCCGATACCTCAATAACTTCCGGCGTTGCCATCAAAAAGCTTGATGAAATGAAACGGTTGACCAATTAG
- a CDS encoding aminodeoxychorismate/anthranilate synthase component II, producing MLLMVDNYDSFTYNLVQYFLELGQMVETFRNDAITVADIEVLKPDYIVISPGPCTPNEAGISLAVVEKLQGKFPILGVCLGHQSICQAFGGRIVKAKKLMHGKTSNILHDGRTIFSNIPSPFTATRYHSLVAERESLPDDLEISAYDDELHEIMGVRHKTLPIEGVQFHPESILTNHGKGILSNFLTIYGAKV from the coding sequence ATGCTGCTGATGGTCGATAACTACGATTCGTTCACCTACAACCTCGTCCAGTACTTCCTCGAACTGGGGCAGATGGTGGAGACCTTCCGCAACGACGCCATCACCGTGGCGGATATAGAGGTTCTAAAGCCGGACTATATCGTCATCTCCCCCGGTCCCTGCACGCCCAACGAGGCGGGTATATCGCTCGCCGTGGTGGAAAAGCTGCAAGGGAAGTTCCCGATACTGGGGGTCTGCCTCGGCCACCAGTCGATTTGCCAAGCCTTCGGCGGAAGGATCGTAAAGGCCAAAAAACTGATGCATGGAAAAACATCGAACATCCTCCACGACGGCAGAACCATATTTTCCAACATTCCCAGCCCCTTTACCGCCACCCGATACCACTCGCTGGTGGCTGAAAGGGAGAGTCTGCCGGACGATCTGGAGATATCGGCCTATGATGATGAGTTGCACGAAATCATGGGCGTTAGACACAAAACCTTGCCGATTGAGGGGGTGCAGTTCCACCCGGAATCAATACTTACAAACCACGGGAAAGGTATTTTAAGTAACTTTTTGACCATATATGGGGCAAAAGTATGA
- a CDS encoding response regulator, which yields MGDLNDLEFLRKLAAMKVLIVDDQKNMVKTIENMLVSICAFKRKSNSVFRAYDGDQALAAIMNQPDALPGHIDLVLLDWNMPKVPGIEVVRAIRNSPKPFIKDLPVIMTTGESLARDVNNALYEGVDNYLLKPFVADDMRTRMNPLLRHYWGGQKMRRAKNRRHENRYFADRVKMKVLVEFMNGEERTAAPITISKHGARVEMDTPKKFEVHGLRFETWGKTGVFENRVDCVGFVPDLEGAPPRIGLSLWFKFGFPDEELEKRWSAWVEGARRAELEYRGVLV from the coding sequence ATGGGTGATTTGAACGATCTTGAGTTTCTGCGCAAGTTGGCGGCGATGAAGGTTCTCATCGTTGACGACCAGAAGAACATGGTGAAAACCATCGAAAACATGCTGGTCTCCATTTGCGCGTTCAAGAGAAAATCCAATTCCGTTTTCCGGGCCTATGACGGGGATCAAGCCTTGGCGGCCATTATGAACCAGCCCGATGCCTTGCCCGGGCATATCGACCTTGTTCTGCTGGACTGGAACATGCCGAAGGTTCCCGGCATCGAGGTGGTGCGCGCCATCCGCAATTCCCCCAAGCCGTTCATAAAGGACCTGCCCGTTATCATGACTACCGGCGAATCGCTGGCGCGCGACGTGAACAACGCCCTCTACGAGGGGGTGGACAACTACCTGCTAAAACCCTTTGTGGCGGACGACATGCGGACGCGGATGAACCCGCTGCTGCGCCACTATTGGGGCGGACAAAAAATGCGCCGGGCCAAGAACCGGCGGCATGAAAACCGGTATTTCGCCGACCGCGTGAAAATGAAAGTGCTGGTTGAATTCATGAACGGCGAAGAGCGAACCGCGGCCCCCATCACCATATCGAAGCATGGCGCGCGGGTGGAAATGGATACCCCCAAAAAATTCGAGGTGCATGGACTCCGCTTTGAAACCTGGGGGAAAACCGGCGTATTCGAAAACCGGGTCGATTGCGTCGGTTTTGTTCCCGACCTTGAAGGCGCCCCCCCGCGCATAGGGCTTTCCCTCTGGTTTAAGTTCGGCTTCCCGGATGAGGAACTGGAAAAGCGCTGGTCGGCCTGGGTGGAAGGAGCGCGCCGGGCCGAGTTGGAATACCGGGGCGTCCTCGTCTGA
- a CDS encoding four-helix bundle copper-binding protein, with product MDRREMLTTLGGIAAIAATSGIAFAAEKGHEHHAAAPGTAALAASAFDCVQAAETGIRHCLVELGKGDKSLAECAAKMNELKIACTALGSFSSFDSASVKEMARLTIKVCEESEKECRKFEKHKECMDCAESCKKCIAECRKVAA from the coding sequence ATGGACAGACGTGAAATGCTTACCACCCTCGGCGGCATCGCCGCCATCGCCGCCACTTCGGGTATCGCCTTCGCCGCCGAGAAGGGGCACGAACACCACGCCGCCGCCCCGGGAACCGCCGCGTTGGCCGCTTCCGCGTTCGACTGCGTTCAAGCCGCCGAAACGGGGATACGGCACTGCCTGGTGGAGTTGGGCAAAGGGGACAAATCGCTTGCCGAATGCGCGGCCAAAATGAACGAGCTGAAGATCGCCTGCACCGCCCTGGGGTCGTTTTCTTCCTTTGATTCGGCCAGCGTGAAGGAAATGGCGCGGCTCACCATAAAGGTGTGCGAGGAGAGCGAGAAGGAATGCCGGAAATTCGAGAAGCATAAAGAGTGCATGGATTGCGCCGAGTCGTGCAAGAAATGCATCGCGGAGTGCCGCAAAGTCGCCGCATAA
- a CDS encoding energy transducer TonB: MKRVKAVWFPAAAVSLAVHCAVFGCAAWALGAKKDYLPTEVYRFREAPMAVRRAAPVSHTSTACAPVPPPKPAKPLPKPEPAPVKPEPVEPIVAKAEPPAPQPETPPAPEVVAQNAPPAPRTESLPPGPAYQETEQLSNLPYFRTNVKPVYPRTALRSGRKARVVVEVFINEKGGVDDVRIAQSGGEDFDAAVIAALKQSQFEPGYISGRPVAVRVRIPFNFRVG, from the coding sequence ATGAAAAGAGTTAAAGCCGTCTGGTTCCCCGCCGCCGCCGTTTCGCTGGCGGTTCACTGCGCCGTGTTCGGTTGCGCCGCCTGGGCGCTGGGCGCGAAAAAAGATTATCTGCCCACGGAGGTTTACCGCTTCCGGGAAGCGCCGATGGCCGTGCGCAGGGCGGCGCCCGTTTCCCATACCTCCACGGCGTGCGCTCCGGTGCCGCCGCCAAAGCCGGCGAAACCCCTCCCCAAACCGGAGCCGGCGCCCGTAAAGCCGGAGCCGGTGGAACCCATCGTGGCGAAGGCGGAACCCCCCGCGCCGCAACCGGAGACCCCTCCCGCTCCCGAAGTGGTCGCCCAGAATGCGCCCCCCGCGCCGCGGACGGAGAGCCTGCCCCCGGGACCCGCGTATCAGGAGACGGAGCAGCTGTCCAACCTCCCCTATTTCCGCACGAACGTAAAACCGGTCTATCCCCGGACGGCGCTCAGGTCGGGACGGAAAGCCCGCGTGGTGGTGGAAGTTTTTATCAACGAAAAGGGCGGCGTGGATGACGTCCGCATCGCCCAGAGCGGCGGCGAGGATTTCGACGCCGCCGTGATAGCCGCCCTGAAGCAAAGCCAGTTCGAGCCGGGATACATTTCCGGCAGGCCGGTCGCCGTTCGGGTGCGGATACCGTTCAACTTCCGCGTCGGCTAA
- a CDS encoding biopolymer transporter ExbD has protein sequence MRRRRRPEFHIEIAPVNLIDLVLILLIFFITTTTFLNLKLIEMTFPEASSAAAPDQAKPKTVINIDGLGTMYIDQRKVSREELENAVQGLPPEAEVLLGADENCRHGDFMGVIDALKGRGIHNIDIITRPKNPA, from the coding sequence GTGAGACGCAGGAGAAGGCCCGAGTTCCACATCGAGATCGCCCCGGTGAACCTGATCGACCTCGTGCTGATTCTCCTTATTTTCTTCATCACCACCACCACGTTCCTGAACCTGAAGCTGATAGAGATGACGTTTCCCGAAGCCTCCAGCGCCGCCGCGCCGGATCAGGCAAAGCCGAAAACCGTCATCAACATCGATGGGCTGGGAACAATGTATATCGACCAGCGGAAGGTCTCGCGCGAGGAACTGGAAAACGCCGTGCAAGGCCTCCCTCCCGAAGCGGAGGTGCTGCTGGGCGCGGACGAGAATTGCCGCCACGGCGATTTTATGGGGGTGATAGACGCCCTCAAGGGACGCGGCATACACAACATCGACATCATCACCCGGCCGAAAAATCCCGCTTGA
- a CDS encoding MotA/TolQ/ExbB proton channel family protein yields MQYMMDFVVHSDYCMKLLMVISIASITVMVAKIAEYKKIGEEVRALDRITGLGQTGQLPEGIIKKTFGEIAAYGNGASLEPFIQTKLAALDGKLMARVTILGLIATLAPMIGLIGTFIGVFHVFEGVSSLGLTDPKAVAHGIKEVLLDTVGGLVVAIPAMVAYKSFEVHASKVSLAVEEKLYRLLGGVSAPEQGEQP; encoded by the coding sequence ATGCAATACATGATGGATTTCGTCGTTCACAGCGATTACTGCATGAAGCTGCTGATGGTCATCAGCATCGCCTCGATAACGGTCATGGTGGCGAAAATCGCCGAGTATAAAAAAATCGGCGAAGAGGTGCGGGCGCTCGACCGGATAACCGGGCTGGGCCAGACCGGGCAACTGCCGGAAGGGATTATTAAAAAAACGTTCGGCGAGATAGCGGCATACGGCAATGGCGCATCGCTGGAGCCGTTTATCCAGACCAAGCTGGCCGCGCTGGACGGCAAGCTGATGGCGCGGGTCACCATCCTCGGCCTCATCGCCACGCTCGCGCCGATGATAGGTCTTATCGGCACGTTCATCGGGGTCTTCCACGTGTTTGAGGGGGTTTCGTCCTTGGGCCTGACCGATCCGAAAGCCGTCGCGCACGGCATCAAAGAGGTGCTGCTGGATACGGTGGGCGGGCTGGTGGTGGCGATCCCCGCCATGGTGGCCTACAAATCGTTCGAGGTACACGCGTCAAAGGTCTCCCTCGCGGTGGAGGAAAAACTCTACCGCCTCCTGGGGGGCGTTTCCGCGCCGGAACAGGGGGAACAGCCGTGA